One stretch of Clostridiales bacterium DNA includes these proteins:
- a CDS encoding adenine phosphoribosyltransferase (Catalyzes a salvage reaction resulting in the formation of AMP, that is energically less costly than de novo synthesis), with the protein MGKVHTVDICGRKEDLPVLPLPSGISIAFFNLHGNVELTEHCGKCLTERIKKYSPDVIITAESKGLQLAHCIAREMGQKLYAVARKSKKLYMQDGIEVEVKTITTGEVQHLYLSAHDVDLIKNKRVAIVDDVISTGAANAALEQLVANAGGEVVCRAFVLAEGDAKDRKNVEYLASIPLL; encoded by the coding sequence ATGGGAAAAGTTCACACAGTAGATATTTGCGGAAGAAAGGAAGATTTGCCCGTATTGCCGTTGCCGTCGGGAATCAGTATCGCTTTTTTCAATCTTCACGGCAACGTGGAGCTTACCGAGCATTGCGGCAAATGCCTTACCGAGCGAATTAAAAAATATTCGCCCGACGTGATCATCACCGCGGAGAGCAAGGGCTTACAGCTCGCACATTGTATTGCTCGTGAAATGGGCCAAAAGCTGTACGCCGTTGCGCGTAAGAGCAAAAAGCTGTATATGCAAGACGGTATCGAAGTCGAGGTCAAGACAATAACGACCGGTGAGGTCCAGCACTTGTATCTTTCGGCGCACGACGTCGATTTGATAAAGAACAAGCGCGTGGCTATCGTCGACGACGTTATAAGCACAGGCGCAGCCAACGCCGCGCTCGAACAGCTGGTCGCTAATGCGGGCGGGGAAGTTGTTTGCCGCGCGTTCGTTCTCGCCGAGGGCGATGCTAAGGACCGTAAAAACGTTGAGTATCTCGCGTCTATTCCATTGCTGTAA
- a CDS encoding nitrous oxide-stimulated promoter family protein, which yields MRNELKAWKKEKKLIPVMIRKYCHGKHKTKGKEICAECRELTEYALFRLEKCPFKVNKKFCSFCKIHCYKPEMREKIKAVMKYSGPRMLTSHPIFAISHVVQMIKYKKQLKKEK from the coding sequence ATGAGAAACGAATTGAAAGCATGGAAAAAGGAAAAGAAGCTCATTCCCGTAATGATACGAAAATATTGCCACGGTAAGCATAAAACGAAAGGCAAAGAAATTTGTGCCGAGTGTCGGGAACTTACCGAGTATGCGTTATTCAGACTTGAAAAGTGTCCGTTTAAGGTAAACAAAAAATTTTGCTCGTTTTGTAAGATACATTGCTATAAGCCTGAAATGCGCGAGAAGATAAAAGCGGTAATGAAGTATTCGGGTCCGCGTATGTTAACGTCGCATCCGATATTTGCAATATCGCACGTCGTTCAGATGATTAAGTATAAAAAGCAACTCAAAAAGGAGAAATAA
- a CDS encoding ABC transporter ATP-binding protein/permease: protein MIDKELFKLIGKNKKYVFVAVALQVLGLIANVGITASICWAIYLAITKAKLLMYLYPAIGAVVGIIVRYTMTRLTGDIKDVLGRKVKKDLRERTYNKIVKLGVKSTDGMSMAGLTQVSMEGVEQLDLYYSSYLPQFFFAMLAPIILFIICVWIDWRTALVLLACVPLIPVSIIAVSKYAKKIFAKYWGKYTSMGDKFLDSVQGLKELKIFKADGAQHEKMNESAEEFRKITMKVLVMQLASTTIMDLVAYGGAGAGIALAICGAAFWGLSPIYALFLALVAVEFFLPLRAFGSAFHVAMNGASAGKKIISLLNTPDPVWGTEEVSGKAITLDNVTFSYDGKRDVLKGINMTFPEKGMTAIVGESGCGKSTVVNMLVGALRPKEGSVTVGGKTLESLSRDSYYSHLAVVSYNTYIFNQTVRENFVLANGSATDEQIYAALESVNLAEFIRENGGLDKVITEDANNISGGQKQRLALAVNLVADKDIYVFDEATSNIDVESEAIIMRNIKALSADKSVIVISHRLANVVPADNIYFMENGEVKESGAHTELMSDKHGYEKLFTTQKQLEEGYAL, encoded by the coding sequence TTGATAGATAAAGAGTTATTCAAACTTATAGGCAAGAATAAAAAGTACGTATTTGTTGCAGTTGCCTTGCAGGTGTTGGGACTTATAGCCAACGTTGGCATCACGGCAAGCATTTGTTGGGCGATTTATCTTGCAATTACGAAAGCCAAACTACTTATGTACTTGTATCCGGCTATCGGTGCAGTTGTAGGTATTATCGTTCGCTATACGATGACAAGACTGACGGGCGATATAAAGGACGTGCTTGGGCGTAAGGTCAAAAAGGATCTGCGCGAGAGAACATATAACAAAATCGTTAAGCTCGGCGTAAAGTCTACGGACGGTATGAGTATGGCAGGCTTAACGCAGGTATCAATGGAAGGCGTTGAGCAACTCGACTTGTATTATTCAAGTTACTTGCCGCAGTTTTTCTTTGCTATGCTTGCACCTATAATCCTATTTATTATTTGCGTATGGATAGATTGGCGCACGGCTCTTGTGCTATTGGCTTGTGTTCCGCTTATTCCCGTTTCGATTATAGCGGTATCGAAGTACGCTAAAAAGATATTTGCAAAGTATTGGGGCAAGTACACTTCGATGGGCGATAAGTTCCTTGACAGCGTACAAGGTTTGAAAGAGCTTAAAATATTTAAGGCGGACGGAGCGCAACACGAAAAGATGAACGAGAGCGCGGAGGAGTTCCGCAAAATAACGATGAAAGTTCTCGTCATGCAGCTTGCAAGCACGACCATAATGGACTTGGTAGCATACGGCGGCGCAGGTGCGGGAATCGCCCTTGCAATTTGCGGTGCGGCGTTTTGGGGATTGAGTCCTATATACGCGCTGTTCCTTGCGCTTGTCGCGGTTGAGTTCTTCTTACCGCTTCGTGCGTTCGGCTCGGCGTTTCACGTTGCTATGAACGGAGCAAGCGCAGGTAAGAAGATTATATCGCTACTTAACACACCCGATCCTGTTTGGGGTACGGAAGAAGTAAGCGGTAAAGCAATAACACTCGATAACGTAACATTTTCTTATGATGGCAAACGCGACGTGCTGAAAGGTATCAATATGACTTTCCCCGAAAAGGGTATGACGGCAATAGTAGGCGAAAGCGGTTGCGGTAAGAGTACAGTAGTCAATATGCTTGTTGGTGCGTTGCGCCCGAAAGAGGGTAGCGTTACCGTGGGCGGAAAAACTCTCGAAAGTTTATCCCGCGACAGTTACTATTCGCACTTGGCTGTGGTAAGTTATAACACCTATATCTTCAATCAGACCGTGCGTGAGAACTTTGTGCTTGCAAACGGATCGGCGACGGACGAGCAAATCTACGCCGCGCTCGAATCCGTTAATCTTGCAGAGTTTATACGCGAGAACGGCGGACTTGATAAAGTAATAACCGAAGATGCTAACAATATTTCGGGAGGACAAAAACAAAGACTTGCGCTTGCCGTAAATCTTGTTGCGGATAAAGACATCTATGTTTTTGACGAAGCGACGAGCAATATCGACGTGGAGAGCGAAGCAATCATAATGCGGAACATAAAAGCATTGTCGGCGGATAAGAGCGTCATCGTTATATCTCACCGCCTTGCCAACGTAGTGCCTGCCGATAACATTTACTTTATGGAAAACGGCGAAGTCAAAGAGAGTGGAGCGCATACCGAGCTTATGAGCGATAAGCACGGCTATGAGAAATTGTTTACCACGCAAAAACAGTTAGAGGAGGGCTACGCATTATGA
- a CDS encoding ABC transporter ATP-binding protein yields MKGQKQKLRRSGAKIIASLILLLGSLAYIMILAVINGSIGFICAMGVTVFGAVGVAKALGEAIALSYGWIIGLAVGCGVLRGLLRYLEQYSNHFIAFKLLAVLRDKIFGALRVLCPAKLESKQKGSIIAMITSDIETLEVFYAHTISPICIAVLVSTAVFLFVGFVSSWYLALVAVVGFFVIGIVVPMISSGRLKKSGVKYRAEFASFNAYFLDSIKGIKDIVLNNAGEEREKEVNRRSELLLKETKKMKHNTTRAAAATELTVSLFIIATLVVGIVLVYFDMLTIGKMIIGVVAVFGSFGPVIAISALPGNLTQTFASGDRVLNLLAEKPAVTEVKNGKNIEYESLNVTDLSFSYDGQTEVLNDIKMHAEKGEIIGIVGESGCGKSTFLKLLLRFWQKGNGEITYNGIDIDSVNSDNLLDNVTMVSQTTYLFDETIEDNLRIANPTAMQEELETACRLASVHDFIMTLPDGYKTQVGALGDNLSAGEKQRIGLARAFLKGSELILLDEPTSNVDSINEGIILKALKEQKSKKSIILVSHRESTMAIADRIYRVDGGKMAEVKA; encoded by the coding sequence ATGAAAGGGCAGAAGCAGAAGTTACGCAGAAGCGGTGCGAAGATCATAGCAAGCCTTATTCTCTTGCTTGGCAGTCTTGCATACATAATGATTTTGGCCGTCATAAACGGCAGTATCGGTTTTATTTGTGCTATGGGCGTTACCGTATTCGGCGCGGTGGGCGTTGCGAAAGCGCTCGGCGAAGCGATTGCGCTGTCTTACGGTTGGATAATAGGACTTGCGGTAGGCTGTGGCGTATTGCGCGGACTACTTCGCTATTTGGAACAGTACAGCAACCACTTTATAGCGTTCAAACTGTTGGCGGTTTTAAGGGATAAGATATTCGGCGCACTTCGGGTGTTGTGTCCTGCAAAACTCGAAAGCAAGCAAAAGGGCAGTATCATTGCAATGATAACAAGCGACATAGAAACGCTCGAAGTGTTCTATGCGCACACCATTTCCCCGATTTGCATTGCGGTATTGGTATCTACTGCGGTGTTCCTATTCGTAGGCTTTGTATCAAGTTGGTATCTTGCACTCGTAGCAGTTGTCGGCTTTTTTGTGATAGGAATTGTCGTTCCTATGATTTCTTCGGGCAGACTCAAGAAGAGCGGCGTTAAGTATCGCGCGGAGTTCGCTTCTTTCAATGCGTACTTCCTTGACAGTATAAAAGGCATTAAAGACATCGTGCTGAACAATGCAGGCGAGGAACGCGAAAAGGAAGTCAACCGCAGGTCTGAACTGCTCTTAAAAGAAACAAAGAAAATGAAGCACAACACGACGCGTGCGGCGGCGGCAACCGAATTGACGGTATCGCTGTTTATAATCGCGACGCTCGTTGTCGGTATCGTGCTTGTGTATTTCGATATGCTGACTATCGGAAAGATGATAATTGGTGTAGTAGCGGTGTTCGGCTCGTTCGGCCCTGTAATTGCGATATCGGCGTTGCCGGGGAATCTTACACAGACTTTTGCAAGCGGCGACAGGGTGTTGAACTTGCTTGCGGAAAAGCCTGCCGTAACGGAAGTTAAGAACGGAAAGAATATCGAATACGAAAGTCTGAACGTAACCGATTTGTCTTTCTCGTACGACGGACAAACCGAAGTGTTGAACGACATAAAAATGCACGCCGAGAAAGGCGAGATTATAGGCATTGTCGGCGAGAGCGGTTGTGGTAAGTCTACGTTCCTGAAACTGTTACTTCGCTTTTGGCAAAAGGGAAACGGCGAGATTACCTATAACGGAATCGACATTGATAGTGTGAACTCGGACAACCTTTTAGACAACGTAACAATGGTAAGTCAGACAACGTACTTGTTCGACGAAACGATAGAAGATAATTTGCGAATTGCAAATCCTACGGCTATGCAGGAAGAACTCGAAACGGCTTGTCGTCTTGCTTCCGTTCACGACTTTATAATGACCTTGCCCGACGGTTACAAAACACAGGTCGGCGCCTTGGGCGATAATCTTTCGGCAGGCGAGAAGCAAAGAATAGGACTTGCAAGAGCATTCCTGAAAGGTAGCGAACTCATCCTTTTAGACGAGCCTACGAGCAACGTGGACAGCATAAACGAAGGCATTATCTTAAAAGCGCTCAAAGAGCAAAAGAGTAAAAAGAGCATTATTTTGGTGTCGCACCGTGAATCGACTATGGCAATAGCAGATAGGATTTACAGGGTAGATGGCGGTAAAATGGCGGAGGTAAAGGCGTAA
- a CDS encoding energy-coupling factor transporter transmembrane protein EcfT, whose amino-acid sequence MARSVICSYFLLGTFVWLLIFGCWKQCLKALPVFIIVGGIFTLIAYYAASKNVDTALAMANRFGAVFLALVPGMSIQAVAMTRNLSQLHTPRAITLGMLITMSFVPVLRGEIKRVREAMKTRGAGSILNPKIFYRAFLIPLVTRLVDISDTLSLSIETRGFTLGKSKYTVYKKEVVNIFDVLYLLGLITGTILCVVL is encoded by the coding sequence ATGGCAAGGTCGGTAATATGTTCGTACTTCTTGTTGGGTACGTTTGTTTGGCTGCTCATATTCGGGTGTTGGAAACAATGCTTAAAGGCGTTGCCCGTGTTCATTATTGTCGGCGGCATTTTCACGTTGATAGCCTATTATGCGGCAAGTAAAAACGTAGATACCGCGCTTGCAATGGCTAACCGCTTCGGTGCGGTATTCCTTGCGCTTGTGCCGGGTATGAGTATTCAGGCGGTTGCGATGACGCGCAATCTTTCGCAGTTACATACACCGAGAGCAATCACACTCGGTATGCTTATTACTATGTCGTTCGTTCCCGTGTTGCGCGGAGAGATAAAGCGTGTGCGCGAAGCGATGAAAACGAGAGGTGCGGGCAGTATCTTAAATCCAAAAATTTTTTACCGTGCGTTTTTAATTCCGCTTGTAACGCGACTTGTGGATATTTCGGATACACTTAGTCTTTCTATCGAAACTCGTGGTTTTACGCTCGGCAAGTCGAAGTACACGGTTTATAAAAAGGAAGTCGTAAATATATTTGACGTGTTGTATTTGTTAGGTCTTATAACCGGAACAATATTATGTGTTGTACTGTAA
- a CDS encoding ABC transporter ATP-binding protein yields the protein MKAIELKGVSFSYDGFTDKVLNEVDFSVEYGEVALLSGLSGEGKSTLLSIVSGIIPNIVSGKITGEVLVDGQSTAGQKLSQTCRKVGVVLQNADSQIIHKIVEDEIAFGCENFAIPTDKIGGQIDRVCAIMGIDKMAQTRTLSGGQKQRLITASTLAMGQKILILDEPLANLDIAGATELMNTLRALAGAGYAVLVVEHRLDMVLPFVDTVWNIRAGVVTKVENKQEYLLSQTVTIEDSSDSHDKGKVLFSVNHVAFSVKKKEILKDVNFDIYSGERLLLLGENGCGKTTLLRLLARLYKPTNGNIEQTLDPKFGKRKKGKKWFKSVGVVYQNPNYQLFMPTVEQEIAFNAVNKNYAEEMIKLFGLEHLRKRHPQSLSEGQKRRVSIAAVAAGDPKVLLLDEPTVGQDYKGLCELVKILDELHDKSGNTMITITHDMRCAEALCDRAVIIANGEVQEQGGKELAHKYFFDRNSL from the coding sequence ATGAAAGCGATAGAATTAAAGGGCGTAAGTTTTTCGTACGACGGCTTTACAGATAAGGTATTGAATGAAGTGGACTTTTCCGTAGAGTACGGCGAAGTAGCATTGTTGTCGGGTTTGTCGGGCGAGGGCAAAAGTACGCTTTTATCTATCGTGTCGGGCATTATCCCGAATATCGTTTCGGGTAAGATTACAGGCGAAGTGTTGGTTGACGGTCAATCAACCGCAGGACAGAAGCTGTCGCAAACGTGCAGGAAAGTGGGCGTTGTATTGCAAAACGCCGACAGTCAGATAATACATAAAATCGTAGAGGACGAGATTGCGTTCGGGTGCGAGAACTTTGCTATTCCCACGGATAAGATAGGCGGGCAGATAGACAGAGTTTGTGCGATTATGGGGATTGACAAAATGGCGCAAACGCGCACACTATCGGGCGGACAAAAACAAAGGCTTATAACGGCGTCCACGCTTGCTATGGGACAAAAGATACTTATACTCGATGAGCCGCTAGCCAATCTCGATATAGCGGGTGCAACCGAACTGATGAACACGCTTCGCGCACTTGCAGGTGCAGGCTACGCTGTTTTGGTCGTAGAGCATAGGCTTGATATGGTTTTGCCGTTCGTGGACACGGTATGGAATATTCGTGCAGGCGTTGTAACAAAGGTAGAGAACAAGCAGGAATATTTGCTTTCACAGACCGTTACGATAGAGGACAGTTCCGACAGCCACGATAAGGGAAAGGTGTTGTTCTCGGTCAATCACGTTGCTTTTTCGGTTAAGAAAAAAGAGATACTTAAAGACGTAAACTTCGATATATATTCTGGCGAACGATTACTTCTTCTCGGCGAGAACGGTTGCGGTAAAACTACGCTTTTAAGGCTACTCGCAAGGCTGTATAAGCCGACGAACGGAAACATCGAGCAAACACTCGATCCGAAGTTCGGAAAGCGTAAAAAGGGAAAGAAATGGTTTAAGAGTGTTGGCGTGGTTTACCAAAATCCCAACTACCAACTGTTTATGCCTACGGTGGAACAGGAAATTGCGTTTAATGCCGTGAACAAAAACTACGCCGAAGAAATGATAAAACTTTTCGGCTTGGAGCATTTAAGAAAACGTCATCCGCAGTCGTTGAGTGAAGGGCAGAAGCGCAGGGTGTCGATAGCCGCCGTTGCCGCAGGCGATCCCAAAGTTCTGTTGTTGGACGAGCCGACGGTAGGGCAGGACTATAAGGGACTTTGCGAACTTGTAAAGATTTTGGACGAGTTGCACGATAAGAGCGGAAACACTATGATAACAATTACTCACGATATGCGTTGTGCAGAAGCTTTATGCGATAGAGCCGTTATAATTGCCAATGGAGAAGTACAAGAGCAGGGCGGTAAAGAACTTGCACACAAATACTTTTTCGATCGAAATTCATTGTAA
- a CDS encoding spore coat protein: MDTNKPYEEYDGNQTPEEFANDFLVETSPAAIEEFPAIPTEYVNMPNAEFGREFGEQFAPEDEQVATFDGFNNFDNLYVTNNSYDDSDYEVETADDLAYDAQLSKEVGYNVTENVNPSEVQASTTDELHSTPTKACATERCKLDDYEIISDVLGSEKQIVKLYSTALCEASEEIFRNVIRENLDEAAADQYKAFEFMQKRGMYPTEHAQENDIIKAKQSFGPLCGNNCECKNGYYPNNNGCECSTDCGCETTCYCGTDCDCD, from the coding sequence ATGGATACCAATAAGCCTTACGAAGAATACGACGGCAACCAAACGCCCGAGGAGTTCGCTAACGATTTTCTCGTAGAAACGAGCCCCGCGGCGATCGAGGAATTCCCCGCTATCCCTACCGAGTACGTCAATATGCCTAACGCCGAGTTCGGCAGAGAGTTCGGCGAACAGTTCGCACCCGAGGACGAACAGGTAGCGACGTTTGACGGATTTAATAATTTCGATAATCTGTACGTTACAAACAACAGCTACGACGACAGCGATTACGAAGTAGAAACCGCAGACGATCTCGCCTACGACGCGCAGTTAAGCAAGGAAGTCGGTTATAACGTTACCGAGAACGTCAACCCGAGCGAAGTACAGGCTTCCACGACCGACGAGCTTCATTCCACCCCTACCAAGGCGTGCGCCACCGAGCGTTGCAAGCTCGACGATTACGAGATAATATCGGACGTGCTCGGCTCGGAAAAACAGATAGTCAAGCTTTACTCTACCGCACTGTGCGAAGCGAGCGAGGAGATCTTCCGCAACGTAATACGCGAGAACCTCGACGAAGCCGCAGCCGATCAGTACAAGGCGTTCGAGTTTATGCAGAAGCGCGGAATGTACCCGACAGAACACGCGCAGGAAAACGATATTATCAAGGCGAAACAATCGTTCGGCCCGCTCTGCGGAAATAACTGCGAATGTAAAAACGGCTATTATCCCAATAATAACGGCTGCGAATGCAGTACCGACTGCGGTTGCGAAACAACCTGCTACTGCGGTACGGACTGTGATTGCGACTAA
- a CDS encoding P1 family peptidase: MNSEKFTLPKGISIGHADDSVTGITCILTDNAVGGVSVRGGAPGTRETDMLRADKSQGFVNAIVLAGGSAYGLEASCGVMEYLREKNIGFKAGDKVVPLVASAILFDLNTPNEYHYPDKAMGYSAAANAKTTDIKFGAVGAGKGATVGKILGPNGASRGGIGGETVYFNDAFVTAVVAVNALGDVYDHKTGKLIAGAKLPNGQFLNTAESLSNGFFAQVMAAQPTSGTNTTIGCVMTNVKLDKAQVNKLAAVSHDGLALSIRPVHTDADGDTMFALSQGDKVLDINIVMALAVEATALAIENAVKL; encoded by the coding sequence ATGAATAGTGAAAAATTCACACTTCCCAAGGGAATATCGATCGGTCACGCCGACGACAGCGTTACCGGCATTACGTGCATTCTTACCGACAATGCCGTAGGCGGCGTATCGGTACGCGGCGGCGCGCCCGGCACGCGCGAGACCGATATGCTCCGCGCCGACAAGTCGCAAGGGTTCGTAAACGCGATCGTGCTTGCGGGCGGCTCGGCGTACGGGCTGGAAGCCTCGTGCGGCGTTATGGAATATCTGCGCGAAAAAAATATAGGGTTCAAAGCGGGCGACAAGGTCGTGCCGCTCGTCGCTTCGGCGATCCTTTTTGACCTGAACACACCTAACGAATATCATTATCCCGATAAAGCGATGGGCTATTCCGCGGCGGCTAACGCCAAAACGACCGATATTAAGTTCGGTGCAGTCGGCGCTGGCAAGGGCGCTACGGTAGGCAAAATTTTGGGTCCTAACGGCGCTTCTCGCGGCGGTATCGGCGGCGAGACTGTTTACTTTAACGACGCGTTTGTGACCGCCGTGGTGGCTGTAAACGCGTTAGGTGACGTGTACGACCACAAAACAGGCAAACTGATTGCGGGTGCTAAGCTTCCCAACGGGCAATTTCTGAATACTGCCGAGAGCCTTTCAAACGGCTTTTTTGCGCAGGTCATGGCGGCGCAACCGACTTCGGGAACCAACACGACTATCGGCTGCGTTATGACAAACGTCAAGCTCGATAAGGCGCAGGTCAATAAACTTGCGGCGGTCAGTCACGACGGGCTTGCACTCTCTATCCGCCCCGTCCACACAGATGCAGACGGCGATACCATGTTCGCGCTGTCGCAGGGCGATAAGGTTTTGGATATCAATATCGTCATGGCGTTGGCGGTCGAGGCGACGGCACTAGCGATAGAAAATGCGGTGAAGCTTTGA
- the acpS gene encoding holo-ACP synthase has translation MIGIDTTSIQRIKKAIEKKPFRDGVFTESEQKYCDGRPRPEESYAGIFCAKEAAVKAAKCGFGVVKPIDIEVSHDEHGAPLLSFKSGTKAAEVFGKYDCDLSISHDGDYAVAVVMLNARI, from the coding sequence ATGATAGGTATCGATACCACAAGTATTCAGCGCATAAAAAAAGCGATTGAAAAAAAGCCATTCCGCGACGGAGTTTTCACCGAGAGCGAGCAAAAATACTGCGACGGGCGACCTCGCCCCGAGGAGAGCTACGCGGGTATATTCTGCGCAAAGGAAGCGGCTGTAAAGGCGGCTAAGTGCGGGTTCGGCGTTGTCAAGCCGATAGATATAGAGGTATCGCACGACGAGCACGGCGCGCCGCTACTTTCTTTTAAAAGCGGTACGAAGGCCGCCGAGGTCTTTGGTAAATACGATTGCGATTTGTCGATTTCTCACGACGGCGATTACGCCGTAGCCGTCGTTATGCTTAACGCGAGGATATAA
- a CDS encoding NAD(P)H-hydrate dehydratase — protein MINVLTADEVRHAERELEKSGVSISFMRMNASLALAECLLPRAKKDRVKTAVFCGAGGNGYDGVLAAARLKHDCCDVTAYLVGDRSKFSVEILRYAENEGLDLRAASEYAGGADIIVDAIFGIGLNRAIDGECADLINKLNADNAFKVAVDIPSGLNADTGEIMGVAFKADFTVTFSCYKRGMLFGSGKDICGGIVVEEVGIPTSSNVRVFDGEDFKPFKRKPTAHKGTSGRVFVIGGCGTMIGAPILAGSAAHAAYLNGAGTVTVCLPKVHRNAAAARATMSMMKFLDDTTDGFILFDKISLDDIISRATAIDIGMGMGETPDLKKIISYLCDNFGGTLVIDADGLNAISGDYLFLKNSKCNVVLTPHVGEFTRLTGKPANIENAVALANDTGAIVTLKSATTIITDGNEVRLNIAGTPAMAKGGTGDVLGGCITALSCAYSAFDAASIACYRNGMGAERAVSAYSQMMLTPRDILRYAEYEEK, from the coding sequence ATGATAAACGTTTTAACTGCCGACGAGGTCAGGCACGCCGAGCGCGAGCTTGAAAAGAGCGGCGTATCCATAAGCTTTATGCGAATGAACGCGTCGCTCGCGCTTGCCGAGTGTTTGCTTCCGCGCGCGAAAAAGGACAGAGTAAAGACCGCCGTGTTTTGCGGCGCAGGCGGCAATGGGTACGACGGCGTTCTCGCGGCGGCTCGGCTTAAACATGACTGTTGCGACGTTACGGCATATCTCGTCGGCGATAGGTCTAAGTTTTCCGTCGAGATTTTACGGTATGCCGAGAACGAGGGGCTCGATTTGCGGGCGGCGAGCGAATACGCAGGCGGTGCGGATATTATAGTAGACGCGATTTTCGGGATCGGGCTTAACCGTGCAATCGACGGCGAGTGCGCCGATCTCATTAATAAGCTTAACGCAGACAATGCGTTCAAGGTCGCGGTCGATATCCCGTCGGGGCTTAACGCCGACACGGGCGAGATAATGGGCGTTGCGTTCAAGGCCGATTTTACGGTAACGTTCTCATGCTATAAGCGCGGTATGCTGTTCGGCAGCGGTAAAGATATTTGTGGCGGTATAGTCGTAGAGGAAGTCGGTATTCCCACTTCGTCGAACGTTCGCGTGTTTGACGGCGAAGATTTCAAGCCGTTCAAGCGCAAGCCAACGGCACATAAGGGTACTTCGGGACGCGTGTTTGTTATAGGCGGTTGCGGAACAATGATCGGCGCGCCGATCTTAGCGGGTTCGGCGGCGCACGCGGCGTATCTCAACGGTGCGGGAACGGTCACTGTATGTTTGCCTAAGGTCCACCGCAACGCCGCGGCGGCGCGGGCGACCATGTCCATGATGAAGTTTTTGGACGATACAACGGACGGGTTTATTTTGTTCGATAAAATATCGCTCGACGATATCATATCGCGGGCGACGGCTATCGATATAGGCATGGGTATGGGCGAAACGCCCGATTTAAAGAAGATAATATCGTACTTGTGCGATAATTTCGGCGGCACGCTCGTCATAGACGCCGACGGGCTTAACGCAATAAGCGGCGATTACCTGTTTTTGAAAAATTCCAAGTGCAATGTCGTGCTCACTCCGCACGTAGGCGAGTTTACGCGGTTGACTGGTAAGCCTGCGAATATCGAAAACGCCGTAGCGCTTGCCAATGATACCGGCGCTATCGTCACGCTCAAATCGGCGACTACGATAATAACCGATGGGAACGAGGTACGGCTCAATATAGCAGGCACTCCCGCAATGGCAAAGGGCGGCACGGGCGACGTGCTTGGCGGGTGTATTACCGCGCTGTCGTGCGCGTATAGTGCGTTCGACGCGGCGTCTATCGCTTGCTACCGCAACGGCATGGGCGCAGAGAGAGCGGTCTCGGCATATTCGCAAATGATGCTTACTCCGCGCGATATTCTTAGGTACGCGGAGTACGAGGAAAAATAA
- a CDS encoding type II toxin-antitoxin system PemK/MazF family toxin, whose translation MSTFKRGEIYYADLSPVIGSEQGGVRPVLIIQNDVGNRYSPTVIVCAVTSRITKAKLPTHVEIAAGQFGLSKASVILLEQMRTLDKRRLKTRVGEIDEPAMRKVERATLISLGFV comes from the coding sequence GTGTCTACTTTCAAGCGCGGAGAAATATATTATGCGGACCTCAGCCCCGTTATAGGATCGGAGCAAGGCGGAGTGCGCCCCGTGCTCATTATACAGAACGACGTCGGCAACCGCTACTCGCCCACCGTTATCGTCTGCGCGGTCACGAGCCGCATAACAAAAGCAAAACTGCCCACCCACGTAGAAATCGCGGCGGGACAGTTCGGGCTAAGCAAAGCCTCTGTTATTCTATTGGAACAAATGCGCACGCTCGATAAGCGCAGACTGAAAACGCGCGTCGGCGAAATCGACGAGCCCGCCATGCGCAAGGTCGAGCGCGCTACGCTAATTTCGTTAGGTTTTGTATAA